A window of the Yersinia rochesterensis genome harbors these coding sequences:
- the aat gene encoding leucyl/phenylalanyl-tRNA--protein transferase: protein MRITQLSSQSFAFPSPELALREPNGLLALGGDLSPPRLLAAYERGIFPWFSPGEMILWWSPDPRAVLYPEDLHISRSMRRFMRHCPYQFTINHAFEDVVRACATQRDEGTWIGADVQQAYCHLHTLGNAHSVEVWLENELVGGLYGISVGSLFCGESMFSRANNASKSALMVFCHHFTRHGGELIDCQVLNAHTASLGAIEIPRNFFLQQLSQRQFSPLPAECWLPQSLNFSSAMQ from the coding sequence ATGCGCATCACACAGCTCTCTTCTCAATCATTCGCATTCCCCTCACCTGAGCTAGCTCTGCGCGAACCTAACGGATTGTTGGCCTTGGGAGGAGATTTATCCCCTCCCCGTTTGCTGGCAGCCTATGAGCGGGGAATTTTCCCCTGGTTTAGTCCAGGGGAAATGATTTTATGGTGGTCACCTGACCCCCGCGCCGTATTGTATCCAGAAGATTTACATATCAGCCGGAGTATGAGGCGTTTTATGCGCCATTGCCCTTATCAATTTACAATCAACCATGCTTTTGAAGATGTCGTTCGCGCCTGTGCGACTCAGCGTGATGAGGGAACCTGGATTGGCGCTGATGTACAGCAAGCCTATTGCCACTTACATACACTGGGCAACGCCCATTCCGTAGAGGTCTGGTTGGAAAATGAACTGGTAGGTGGTTTGTACGGTATCTCAGTGGGTTCACTCTTTTGTGGTGAATCCATGTTTAGCCGGGCTAATAATGCCTCAAAAAGCGCTTTAATGGTTTTTTGCCATCATTTTACCCGTCATGGTGGAGAACTGATTGACTGTCAGGTCCTCAACGCTCACACTGCGTCGCTGGGTGCGATTGAGATCCCACGAAACTTTTTTTTGCAGCAGTTGAGTCAACGCCAGTTTAGTCCACTACCGGCTGAATGCTGGTTACCGCAATCGTTGAATTTTTCATCCGCGATGCAGTAA
- the infA gene encoding translation initiation factor IF-1, with translation MAKEDNIEMQGTVLDTLPNTMFRVELENGHVVTAHISGKMRKNYIRILTGDKVTVELTPYDLSKGRIVFRSR, from the coding sequence ATGGCCAAAGAAGACAATATTGAAATGCAGGGCACCGTTCTTGATACGCTGCCGAACACCATGTTCCGCGTTGAATTGGAAAACGGGCACGTGGTAACCGCTCATATCTCCGGTAAAATGCGTAAAAACTATATCCGCATCCTGACGGGTGACAAAGTCACTGTAGAGCTGACCCCGTACGACCTGAGCAAAGGCCGCATTGTCTTCCGTAGCCGTTAA
- the clpA gene encoding ATP-dependent Clp protease ATP-binding subunit ClpA — protein MLNQELELSLNMAFARAREHRHEFMTVEHLLLALLSNPAAREALEACSVDLVALRQELEAFIEQTTPTLPVSEDERDTQPTLSFQRVLQRAVFHVQSSGRNEVSGANVLVAIFSEQESQAAYLLRKHDVSRLDVVNFISHGARKDEPGQAPNAENPVNEEQAGGEDRMENFTTNLNQLARVGGIDPLIGRDKELERAIQVLCRRRKNNPLLVGESGVGKTAIAEGLAWRIVQGDVPEVMSECTLYSLDIGSLLAGTKYRGDFEKRFKALLKQLENDKDSILFIDEIHTIIGAGAASGGQVDAANLIKPLLSSGKIRVIGSTTYQEFSNIFEKDRALARRFQKIDITEPTPEETVQIINGLKPKYEAHHDVRYTAKAIRAAVELSVKYINDRHLPDKAIDVIDEAGARSRLMPVNKRKKTVNVSDIESVVARIARIPEKTVSASDRDVLKNLSDRLNMLVFGQDKAIEALSEAIKMSRAGLGHEHKPVGSFLFAGPTGVGKTEVTVQLAKALDIELLRFDMSEYMERHTVSRLIGAPPGYVGYDQGGLLTDAVIKHPHAVLLLDEIEKAHPDVFNLLLQVMDNGTLTDNNGRKADFRNVILVMTTNAGVRETQRTSIGFKQQDNSTDALEEIKKVFTPEFRNRLDNIIWFNHLSPTVIQQVVDKFIVELQAQLDAKGVSLEVSEEARNWLSDKGYDKAMGARPMARVIQENLKKPLANELLFGSLVDGGSVTVGLDKEKQQLAYEFQSAQKRKTEGAVH, from the coding sequence ATGCTCAATCAAGAACTTGAACTCAGTCTCAACATGGCTTTCGCCAGAGCGCGTGAGCACAGACACGAGTTTATGACCGTGGAGCACCTGTTGCTGGCATTGCTGAGCAATCCAGCCGCGCGGGAAGCGCTGGAGGCGTGTTCAGTTGATCTGGTGGCATTACGCCAGGAACTGGAAGCGTTTATCGAACAGACCACACCAACCTTGCCGGTGAGTGAAGACGAGCGCGACACCCAGCCGACGCTAAGTTTCCAACGCGTGTTACAGCGTGCGGTCTTCCATGTCCAATCGTCAGGACGTAATGAAGTTTCTGGTGCCAACGTGTTGGTCGCCATCTTCAGTGAACAAGAGTCTCAGGCGGCCTATCTACTGCGCAAGCATGATGTTAGCCGTCTGGATGTAGTGAACTTTATTTCCCACGGCGCCCGTAAGGACGAACCGGGTCAGGCACCGAATGCAGAAAATCCGGTGAATGAAGAGCAGGCAGGAGGGGAAGACCGTATGGAGAACTTCACCACCAATCTGAATCAACTGGCCCGCGTTGGCGGCATTGACCCACTTATCGGCCGTGATAAAGAGTTGGAACGTGCTATCCAGGTATTGTGCCGTCGGCGTAAAAATAACCCGCTGTTAGTGGGGGAATCTGGCGTTGGTAAAACAGCTATTGCCGAAGGTTTGGCTTGGCGTATCGTGCAGGGCGATGTTCCTGAAGTCATGTCAGAGTGCACATTATATTCATTGGATATTGGGTCACTTTTGGCCGGAACCAAATATCGTGGCGATTTTGAAAAACGCTTCAAAGCGCTACTGAAACAGTTGGAAAATGACAAAGATAGCATCCTGTTTATTGATGAAATTCATACCATTATCGGTGCAGGAGCCGCCTCTGGTGGGCAAGTAGATGCCGCTAACCTGATTAAACCGCTGCTTTCTAGTGGCAAAATTCGGGTCATTGGCTCCACTACTTATCAGGAATTCAGCAATATCTTTGAAAAAGATCGTGCGCTGGCTCGGCGTTTCCAGAAGATTGATATTACTGAGCCGACACCGGAAGAAACTGTTCAGATTATCAATGGCCTGAAACCGAAATATGAAGCGCACCATGATGTGCGTTATACCGCGAAAGCGATCCGCGCAGCGGTGGAGTTATCGGTTAAATATATTAATGACCGTCACTTGCCGGATAAAGCCATTGATGTGATCGATGAGGCTGGTGCTCGTAGCCGCTTAATGCCAGTCAACAAACGCAAGAAAACGGTCAATGTGTCAGATATCGAGTCTGTGGTTGCTCGTATCGCCCGTATTCCGGAGAAAACCGTTTCTGCCAGTGACCGAGATGTGCTGAAAAACTTGAGCGACCGCCTGAATATGTTGGTGTTCGGTCAGGATAAGGCTATTGAGGCTTTATCTGAGGCTATTAAAATGAGCCGCGCGGGCTTGGGCCATGAGCACAAACCTGTCGGGTCATTCCTGTTTGCAGGCCCAACAGGGGTTGGTAAAACGGAAGTCACGGTGCAATTAGCCAAAGCGCTCGACATCGAACTACTGCGCTTTGATATGTCTGAATATATGGAACGTCATACGGTTAGCCGCCTGATTGGTGCACCTCCGGGGTATGTTGGTTACGATCAAGGTGGTCTGTTGACCGATGCGGTTATCAAACATCCTCATGCAGTTCTGCTGTTGGATGAAATTGAAAAGGCGCACCCGGATGTGTTTAATCTGCTATTGCAGGTGATGGATAACGGGACTCTGACGGATAACAATGGCCGTAAAGCTGATTTCCGTAACGTTATTCTGGTGATGACGACCAATGCCGGTGTGCGCGAGACGCAGCGCACTTCCATTGGTTTTAAACAACAGGATAACAGCACTGACGCGCTGGAAGAGATCAAAAAAGTGTTTACGCCGGAGTTCCGTAACCGGTTGGATAACATCATTTGGTTCAACCACTTGTCACCAACAGTTATCCAGCAAGTCGTTGATAAATTTATTGTTGAGTTGCAGGCGCAATTAGATGCTAAAGGTGTGTCACTGGAAGTCAGTGAAGAAGCACGTAATTGGTTATCTGATAAAGGCTACGACAAGGCGATGGGCGCGCGGCCAATGGCTCGAGTGATTCAGGAAAACCTGAAAAAACCACTGGCAAACGAGTTGTTGTTCGGCTCTTTGGTTGATGGTGGTTCGGTCACTGTTGGGCTGGATAAAGAAAAACAGCAGTTGGCTTATGAATTCCAAAGTGCGCAAAAACGCAAAACTGAAGGTGCCGTTCACTAA
- the clpS gene encoding ATP-dependent Clp protease adapter ClpS, with the protein MSKNNDWLNFEHLVKDKQIEALKPPSMYKVILNNDNYTPMEFVIDVLQKFFSYDIERATQLMLNVHYQGKAICGVFTAEVAETKVAHVNQYARENEHPLLCTLEKA; encoded by the coding sequence ATGAGTAAGAACAACGACTGGCTGAATTTTGAACATTTGGTCAAAGATAAACAAATCGAGGCGCTCAAACCGCCGTCTATGTATAAAGTGATACTTAACAACGACAATTACACACCGATGGAATTTGTGATTGACGTTCTGCAAAAGTTCTTTTCTTATGATATTGAACGCGCAACACAACTGATGCTCAATGTGCATTATCAAGGAAAGGCGATTTGTGGTGTTTTTACTGCCGAGGTAGCAGAAACAAAAGTCGCACATGTAAATCAATACGCCAGGGAGAACGAGCATCCGTTGCTTTGTACGCTGGAAAAAGCCTGA
- the cspD gene encoding cold shock-like protein CspD — METGTVKWFNNAKGFGFICPESGGEDIFAHYSTIQMDGYRTLKAGQMVNFDVHEGPKGNHASLIVPLGLDVILQEAVPQELAVLA; from the coding sequence ATGGAGACGGGTACTGTTAAATGGTTCAACAATGCCAAAGGTTTTGGCTTCATTTGCCCTGAGAGCGGCGGCGAAGATATATTCGCTCACTATTCAACTATCCAGATGGATGGCTACCGAACGTTAAAAGCCGGTCAGATGGTTAACTTTGATGTCCATGAAGGACCGAAAGGGAACCATGCCAGCCTGATTGTTCCACTCGGGCTAGATGTGATATTGCAAGAAGCCGTACCGCAGGAACTCGCTGTATTGGCCTAA
- the macB gene encoding macrolide ABC transporter ATP-binding protein/permease MacB, with protein sequence MTALLELKDIRRSYQSGEETVDVLQDVSLTINAGELVAIIGASGSGKSTLMNILGCLDKPSAGVYRVAGQDVAALDNDALAALRREHFGFIFQRYHLLPHLSAAHNVEVPAVYAGLGKNERRERANMLLTRLGLGERVSYQPNQLSGGQQQRVSIARALMNGGQVILADEPTGALDSHSSVEVMAILKQLQQQGHTVIIVTHDPTVAAQAERIIEIKDGRIMADSGSKTAASIAASDAISLTPPAPSWQQLAGRFREALLMAWRAMSANKMRTALTMLGIIIGIASVVSILVVGDAAKQLVLADIRAIGTNTIDIYPGKDFGDDDPSTRQALVYDDMTALKEQSYVSAVSPTIAGSMRLRYGNIDVAASVSGVSEQYFRVYGMKLEQGTAITREQVERQSQVVVIDRNTQRRLFPHLKEVVGQVILIGNMPATIVGVVEEKQSMFGSSKALRVWVPYSTMASRLMGRSYFDSITIRIKEGYNSKEAEQQLVRLLTMRHGKKDIFTYNMDSLLKTAEQTTRTMQLFLTLVAVISLVVGGIGVMNIMLVSVTERTREIGIRMAVGARSSDVMQQFLIEAILVCLVGGALGISLSFAIGLIVEMFLPNWQIAFPPMALFSAFLCSTVIGVVFGYLPARSAARLNPIDALARE encoded by the coding sequence ATGACGGCATTGCTTGAATTAAAAGACATCCGTCGTAGCTATCAGTCCGGCGAAGAAACTGTTGATGTATTGCAGGATGTCTCACTGACCATCAATGCAGGCGAGCTGGTGGCGATTATTGGCGCTTCTGGCTCAGGTAAGTCGACACTGATGAACATTCTCGGCTGTCTGGACAAACCGAGTGCAGGTGTTTATCGGGTGGCCGGGCAAGATGTCGCGGCCTTAGATAACGACGCACTGGCGGCACTGCGCCGTGAGCATTTCGGTTTCATTTTCCAGCGTTATCACCTGCTACCTCATCTGAGTGCGGCCCATAATGTTGAAGTTCCGGCGGTTTATGCTGGTTTGGGTAAAAATGAACGCCGCGAGCGAGCGAACATGCTGTTAACCCGGTTGGGGCTGGGGGAGCGAGTGAGTTATCAGCCCAATCAGCTCTCTGGCGGGCAACAACAGCGCGTCAGTATTGCCCGAGCCTTGATGAATGGTGGTCAGGTTATCCTGGCTGACGAACCCACCGGTGCGCTGGATAGCCATTCCAGTGTTGAAGTCATGGCTATATTAAAACAGCTTCAGCAGCAGGGGCACACGGTCATTATTGTTACCCATGACCCCACTGTCGCGGCTCAGGCTGAGCGGATTATTGAAATCAAAGATGGCCGTATTATGGCCGATTCTGGGTCGAAAACAGCGGCAAGTATTGCGGCTTCTGACGCGATTAGTCTAACGCCTCCGGCCCCCTCATGGCAGCAATTAGCAGGGCGTTTCCGTGAAGCGCTATTAATGGCCTGGCGCGCAATGTCAGCCAATAAAATGCGTACCGCTCTGACTATGTTAGGTATCATTATTGGTATTGCCTCGGTTGTTTCTATATTGGTGGTTGGCGACGCGGCGAAACAACTGGTGCTGGCGGATATCAGGGCTATAGGTACTAACACGATTGATATCTATCCCGGTAAAGACTTTGGCGACGATGACCCCAGTACTCGGCAAGCATTGGTTTATGACGACATGACCGCGCTAAAAGAACAGTCTTACGTTAGTGCGGTGTCCCCGACTATCGCCGGTAGTATGCGGTTGCGTTATGGCAATATTGATGTGGCGGCCAGTGTCTCGGGTGTCAGTGAACAATATTTCCGGGTATATGGCATGAAGCTTGAACAAGGCACAGCCATCACCCGCGAGCAGGTTGAGCGCCAGTCACAAGTGGTCGTTATTGACCGCAATACGCAGCGCCGCCTGTTTCCTCACCTCAAAGAGGTGGTGGGGCAAGTGATATTGATTGGCAATATGCCCGCGACAATTGTGGGCGTGGTAGAAGAAAAGCAATCCATGTTTGGTAGTAGCAAAGCACTGCGGGTATGGGTGCCTTATAGCACCATGGCAAGCCGGCTGATGGGGCGTTCTTACTTTGATTCAATCACTATTAGGATTAAAGAGGGCTATAACAGTAAAGAAGCCGAACAGCAGTTGGTTAGGTTGTTAACCATGCGCCATGGTAAAAAAGATATATTTACCTACAACATGGATAGCTTGCTGAAGACTGCGGAGCAAACTACCCGCACTATGCAGTTATTCCTTACATTAGTGGCTGTTATTTCACTGGTGGTCGGTGGGATTGGTGTGATGAATATTATGTTGGTCTCGGTAACAGAGCGTACCCGAGAAATAGGTATCCGCATGGCGGTAGGTGCGCGATCCAGTGATGTTATGCAGCAATTTCTCATTGAGGCTATTCTGGTCTGCCTGGTAGGGGGAGCACTCGGTATCTCGCTATCTTTCGCTATTGGCCTGATTGTAGAGATGTTTTTACCTAACTGGCAAATTGCTTTCCCGCCCATGGCATTGTTCAGTGCATTTTTGTGTTCAACCGTGATAGGGGTGGTATTCGGTTATTTACCGGCGCGCAGCGCTGCTCGGCTAAATCCTATTGATGCACTAGCGCGAGAATAG
- the macA gene encoding macrolide transporter subunit MacA: MQLSGRPRRWLIAIAVFIIGGFFIIKHLMAPIPVDFQTVKVASRDLQQSVLATGKLDAVRKVDVGAQVSGQLKKLYVEIGNQVKQGQLLAMIDPQQAQNQIKEVEATLQDLNAQLGQAKAELQLAAVTLRRQQDLAKLQVVSRQDLDQASTTLAVKKAQVETINAQINKAKAGLDTANINLDYTKISAPMGGDVVQITTLQGQTVIAAQQAPNILTLADMSTMLVNAQVSEADVIHLKPGMKASFTVLGDPGKHFDGVLKDIQPTPEKVNDAIFYSARFEVPNPDRLLRLQMTAQVSIQLANVPQAIVIPLSALGDELGTNRYQVAVLKDGKEEKREITIGIRNNVDAQVVSGLSVGEEVIVSRGGTEDA; encoded by the coding sequence ATGCAGTTAAGTGGACGTCCGCGCCGATGGCTTATCGCAATTGCCGTTTTCATTATCGGCGGTTTTTTCATTATTAAGCATCTCATGGCGCCGATACCGGTTGATTTTCAGACGGTAAAAGTTGCTAGCCGTGATCTGCAACAGAGTGTATTGGCCACCGGCAAACTTGATGCAGTACGCAAAGTTGATGTGGGTGCTCAGGTCAGTGGCCAGTTGAAAAAACTGTATGTGGAAATTGGCAATCAAGTCAAGCAAGGGCAATTGCTGGCCATGATCGATCCGCAACAGGCACAGAATCAAATCAAAGAAGTGGAAGCGACATTGCAGGATTTGAATGCGCAGTTGGGGCAGGCGAAAGCTGAACTGCAATTGGCTGCGGTCACCTTACGTCGTCAGCAAGATTTGGCGAAGTTACAAGTGGTGTCACGTCAGGATTTGGATCAGGCGAGCACCACACTGGCTGTGAAAAAAGCGCAGGTTGAGACTATTAATGCGCAAATTAATAAAGCAAAAGCTGGTTTGGATACTGCCAATATTAACTTGGATTACACCAAAATTTCGGCCCCAATGGGCGGCGATGTGGTGCAAATCACCACTTTACAAGGCCAAACCGTCATTGCCGCGCAGCAGGCGCCTAATATTCTGACGCTAGCGGATATGAGCACCATGCTGGTGAATGCACAGGTCTCGGAAGCCGACGTGATCCACTTAAAGCCCGGCATGAAAGCCTCGTTCACGGTTTTGGGTGATCCTGGAAAGCACTTTGATGGGGTATTAAAAGACATTCAGCCCACACCGGAAAAGGTCAATGACGCGATTTTCTATTCAGCGCGTTTTGAAGTCCCTAATCCAGATAGATTATTGCGATTGCAAATGACTGCGCAAGTATCAATTCAGTTGGCGAATGTTCCGCAGGCAATAGTTATCCCATTATCGGCATTGGGTGATGAGCTGGGAACTAATCGCTATCAAGTCGCGGTATTGAAAGACGGCAAAGAAGAAAAACGAGAAATCACTATTGGTATCCGTAATAACGTTGATGCGCAGGTTGTTTCCGGTTTGAGTGTGGGTGAGGAAGTCATCGTTAGCCGCGGCGGCACGGAGGATGCGTAA
- a CDS encoding VirK/YbjX family protein, which translates to MHNINNTELIPDNINRWGLISMLFKGNQALGGSWQESQFRLKFIARALISPKLTFRLLGVLVKQPFLNSILRAQPDLPCKLHRPYLANTLNNKQKLAVLQDHFQLENQCMPELLRHNYLHHSPYKLTELTGKSEEKYSLYLGVIPKLNKEGEITLMLANEQQQTLALLTFSLTYYQNQKTLFIGGLQGADHETPHSEIQACTKACHGLFPKRLVLEATCYLAELMGITQIIAVGNTTHIYQNWRYRAKKKDKLHADYDSFWASLGGKQCAQGHFNLPARIARKPLEDIASKKRAEYRRRYQLLEQLENGLVAHFPRG; encoded by the coding sequence ATGCACAACATTAATAACACCGAATTAATCCCTGACAATATTAACCGTTGGGGGTTAATCTCAATGCTGTTCAAAGGCAATCAAGCTCTGGGCGGCTCGTGGCAAGAATCCCAGTTTCGGCTTAAATTCATCGCCCGTGCCTTAATTAGCCCCAAACTGACCTTTAGATTGCTAGGTGTATTGGTGAAGCAACCGTTTCTCAATAGCATCCTACGTGCTCAACCGGATTTACCCTGCAAATTACACCGCCCTTACTTAGCTAACACGCTAAATAATAAGCAAAAACTGGCTGTACTACAGGATCATTTCCAGTTGGAAAATCAGTGTATGCCAGAATTATTACGCCACAACTATTTGCACCATTCACCTTATAAACTCACGGAGTTAACGGGCAAGAGTGAGGAGAAGTATTCCCTTTATTTGGGCGTTATTCCCAAACTCAATAAAGAGGGTGAAATTACGCTGATGCTTGCCAATGAGCAACAACAAACCCTGGCATTACTGACATTCAGTCTCACTTATTATCAAAACCAAAAAACATTGTTTATCGGTGGGTTGCAGGGAGCGGATCATGAAACGCCGCACAGCGAAATTCAAGCCTGCACTAAAGCTTGCCATGGGTTATTCCCGAAACGTTTAGTCTTGGAAGCGACTTGCTATTTGGCTGAATTGATGGGGATAACACAGATTATTGCCGTAGGTAATACCACACATATTTATCAGAACTGGCGTTATCGGGCGAAAAAGAAAGATAAATTACACGCAGATTACGACTCTTTTTGGGCTTCACTGGGAGGGAAACAGTGCGCACAGGGCCATTTCAATTTGCCCGCCAGAATTGCACGTAAGCCTCTTGAAGATATTGCGAGCAAAAAGCGCGCGGAATATCGCCGCCGCTATCAGCTACTTGAGCAACTTGAAAATGGCTTAGTCGCGCATTTTCCGCGCGGCTAG
- a CDS encoding ATP-dependent endonuclease, whose product MYLERVDIVGFRGINRISLNLDDNTVLIGENAWGKSSLLDALTLLLSPEPQLYHFTSQDFYHPAGDENAKERHLQIIFTFCEKDIGHWRSPRYRHLSPLWIKNDDGLHRIYYRIEGELADDGTVCTWRTFLDLDGRPLELHDIEKLARGVIRIHPVLRLRDARFIRRLRSSITENSHQPDKVALNQQLDQLSRELVRRPQKLTNAELRQGLEAMRQLLEHYFAEQGSQSVGPRNHHRPQPEREAWLALDSINRMVAEPNSRSMRLILLGMFSTLLQAKGPLSLDPHARPLLLVEDPETRLHPIMLSVAWGLLSQLPLQRITTTNSGELISLVPVESICRLVRESSRVATYRIGPRGMSAEDSRRIAFHIRFNRPSALFARCWLMVEGETEIWLLNDLARQCGYHFEAEGVKVIEFAQSGLRPLLKFANRMGIQWHVLTDGDDAGKKYAATVRTMADDGRDHERDRLTILPAPDMEHFLYRSGFDEVYHRISGIPANAKIQPRRVIEKAIHRTSKPDLAIEVTSYARARGVEFIPPLLKKMFSRVVWLARGRAD is encoded by the coding sequence ATGTATCTTGAGCGTGTAGATATTGTCGGTTTTCGCGGTATTAATCGTATTTCATTGAACCTTGATGATAATACAGTGCTGATCGGTGAGAATGCCTGGGGTAAATCCAGCTTATTAGATGCCCTTACCTTACTTTTGTCCCCCGAACCTCAACTTTATCATTTTACCTCGCAGGATTTTTATCATCCGGCAGGCGATGAGAATGCTAAAGAGCGTCATTTACAAATTATTTTCACCTTTTGCGAAAAAGACATTGGCCATTGGCGCTCCCCCCGCTATCGCCATTTATCCCCGCTCTGGATAAAAAATGACGATGGTTTACACCGTATTTATTATCGAATTGAAGGTGAATTAGCTGACGATGGCACAGTGTGTACCTGGCGTACTTTCCTTGATTTAGACGGACGCCCACTGGAGTTACATGATATCGAAAAGCTGGCGCGTGGGGTGATTCGCATTCATCCGGTATTACGGCTGCGAGATGCACGCTTTATCCGCCGGCTGCGTAGTTCCATCACAGAAAACAGCCATCAGCCGGATAAAGTGGCATTGAACCAGCAATTGGATCAATTAAGCCGCGAATTGGTTCGTCGCCCACAGAAATTGACTAATGCCGAATTGCGCCAAGGGCTGGAGGCTATGCGCCAACTGCTAGAGCACTATTTTGCCGAACAAGGTTCGCAGTCTGTGGGGCCGCGTAACCACCATCGCCCGCAACCCGAGCGCGAAGCCTGGCTCGCTCTCGATAGTATCAACCGTATGGTGGCTGAGCCAAACAGCCGCAGTATGCGATTGATACTTTTGGGAATGTTTTCAACATTACTGCAAGCAAAAGGGCCATTGAGCCTTGATCCCCATGCCCGTCCATTACTGCTGGTGGAAGATCCGGAAACGCGTTTACACCCGATTATGTTGTCCGTCGCTTGGGGGTTACTCAGCCAACTGCCTCTCCAACGCATCACTACAACAAACTCCGGAGAGTTAATTTCATTAGTGCCGGTAGAGAGCATTTGTCGATTAGTGCGCGAATCGTCCCGGGTTGCCACTTACCGCATTGGCCCTCGAGGTATGAGTGCCGAAGATAGCCGCCGCATTGCTTTTCATATTCGTTTCAATCGTCCCTCTGCTTTGTTTGCCCGTTGCTGGCTGATGGTTGAGGGGGAAACTGAAATTTGGTTACTTAATGATCTTGCCCGCCAATGCGGCTATCACTTTGAAGCTGAAGGCGTAAAAGTGATTGAATTTGCTCAGAGCGGCCTGCGCCCGTTACTGAAGTTTGCCAATAGAATGGGAATACAATGGCATGTTCTGACTGATGGCGATGATGCAGGGAAAAAGTACGCGGCGACTGTACGCACGATGGCGGATGATGGGCGTGATCATGAACGGGATCGTTTGACCATTTTACCCGCCCCGGATATGGAGCACTTTTTATATCGCTCAGGTTTTGATGAGGTATATCACCGGATATCCGGTATTCCTGCAAATGCTAAAATTCAGCCACGCAGAGTGATCGAAAAAGCGATTCATCGGACTTCGAAGCCGGATTTAGCCATTGAAGTGACCAGCTATGCCAGAGCGCGGGGCGTTGAGTTTATCCCCCCGCTGCTGAAAAAAATGTTTTCCCGCGTAGTCTGGCTGGCGCGCGGCCGAGCTGACTAG
- a CDS encoding lysine exporter LysO family protein, with amino-acid sequence MYSGLLIILLPLILGYLIPLSRKTLIQLINRLLSWMVYVILFFMGISLAFLENLSANLLLIFQYAGVFFLCIFCANLLALFLLERKTPWKNTHRQEVLPSRLHMALESLKLCGVVIVGFLLGLSQWEWLQFAAKGSELALIFLLFLVGIQLRNSGMTLRQIVLNRRGAIVAIVVAFSALAGGMLAAVLMDLPIKTGLAMASGFGWYSLSGILLTDSFGPVIGSAAFFNDLARELVAIMLIPTLVRSSRSSALGLCGATSMDFTLPVLQRSGGLEMVPAAIVHGFLLSLLAPILIAFFSS; translated from the coding sequence GTGTATTCAGGATTATTGATCATTCTTTTGCCGTTAATTCTTGGTTATCTCATCCCACTTAGCCGCAAAACATTAATTCAATTGATCAACCGCTTATTAAGCTGGATGGTCTACGTTATTTTATTCTTTATGGGTATCAGTCTGGCGTTTCTGGAAAACCTGAGTGCGAACCTATTGCTTATTTTCCAATATGCTGGCGTCTTTTTCCTGTGTATTTTTTGTGCCAATTTACTGGCGTTATTTTTACTTGAACGCAAGACACCTTGGAAAAACACCCACCGCCAGGAAGTATTGCCATCGCGCCTGCATATGGCGCTGGAATCATTGAAATTATGTGGCGTAGTCATTGTCGGTTTTTTACTGGGATTGAGCCAATGGGAGTGGTTGCAATTTGCTGCGAAAGGCAGTGAATTGGCGCTGATCTTCTTACTTTTCTTAGTCGGAATTCAATTGCGTAACAGCGGTATGACACTACGCCAGATTGTATTGAACCGCCGTGGCGCAATTGTGGCCATTGTTGTGGCGTTTAGTGCATTGGCTGGCGGAATGCTCGCCGCAGTATTGATGGATTTGCCGATTAAGACCGGACTGGCGATGGCGTCTGGTTTTGGCTGGTATTCATTATCAGGTATTTTATTGACTGATTCATTCGGCCCAGTAATTGGGAGTGCCGCATTCTTCAACGATTTAGCCCGTGAATTGGTGGCCATCATGCTGATTCCAACACTGGTGCGCAGTAGCCGCTCTAGCGCGTTGGGCTTATGCGGCGCGACCTCAATGGACTTCACTCTGCCAGTTTTACAGCGCAGTGGTGGGCTAGAAATGGTGCCGGCAGCTATCGTACATGGTTTCTTACTGAGCTTGCTTGCGCCAATATTGATTGCTTTCTTCTCTTCCTAA